A region of the Oceanihabitans sp. IOP_32 genome:
CAGGAATTAGAATTTAGACGTTTAATCGATAATTTCACGAAAACATTTTCTGCTGAGGCGGTAACACCTCAAGCTGGAAATGCTACCGAAAAAGCTTCAGAAGGCACGCCAACAAAAGCCACACCGAGTGAAGTGAAATCGGCTGGAGCTGGACAATTTAGTTTGTTTGGAGCAGAAGATAATTCCGCGGAAGCGCAAACAAGCAACACTAGAAACACCTCTGAAACCGCCCCGCATTTTTACCAAAGTGTAGCCCCTGGATTTGCCACAAAATTGTTTTTAGACAACCTCATGAAGCAAACCACCGTGTGTTTCGATACCGAGACCACAGGCTTAAACCCCATAACGGCCGAGTTGGTTGGGATTGCCTTTTCTTGGGAAGTTGGCAAGGGCTTTTATGTGCCTTTTCCAGAAGATAAAACCGAAGCCCAAGAACTTATTGAGCAATTTAGACCCTTTTTTGAAAGTGAAACCATTGAAAAAGTGGGTCAGAATTTAAAATACGACCTTAAGGTTTTAGCAAAATATAATGTGGATGTAAAAGGCAAATTATTCGATACCATGTTGGCGCATTATTTAATAAATCCAGATATGCGGCACAATATGGACGTGCTTGCCGAAACGTATTTGAATTATGCGCCCATTTCGATAACCGAACTGATTGGCAAAAAAGGTAAAAACCAACTCTCGATGCGCGAAGTGCCTTTAGAGAAACTAACCGAATATGCGGTTGAAGATGCCGATATTACCTTGCAACTTAAAGAACATTTTGAAAAAGAATTAGGCGAAGCCAATACACAGAAATTGTTCGATGAGATTGAAATCCCATTATTGCGCGTTTTAGCGGCTATGGAATTGGAAGGTATTAATTTAGATACGGAGTTTTTAAATTCCTTATCGGAAGACCTCAATAACGACATCGCTACGCTTGAAAAGCAAATTTATGAGGTTGCAGGTGAAGCGTTTAATATTGCTTCACCAAAACAATTGGGTATTATTCTGTTTGAAAAACTTAAATTAGTTGACAACCCTAAAAAAACCAAAACAGGGCAATATGCTACTGGCGAAGATATTTTATCGTTTTTAGCAAAAGACCATGCCATTATTCGAGATATTTTAGAATATCGAGGCCTTGCCAAACTAAAAAGCACCTATGTTGATGCTTTACCGCTGCAAGTTGAACCTAGTACAGGCCGTGTTCATACCGAGTATATGCAAGCTGTTGCAGCTACTGGCCGATTAAGTAGTAATAATCCCAATTTACAGAATATACCAATACGTACCGAACGTGGTCGCCAAGTTAGAAAAGCCTTTATCCCGCGTAATGACGATTACACCTTATTGGCTGCCGATTATTCGCAAATAGAACTGCGCATTATTGCCGCTTTAAGTCAAGAGGAGACCATGATTGAAGCCTTTAATAATGGGGAAGATATTCATGCCTCCACCGCATCGAAAGTATTTAACGTACCGCTTGCCGAAGTCACCAGAGAACAACGTGCTAATGCCAAAACTGTTAATTTCGGAATTATTTATGGCGTATCGGCATTTGGATTAAGCAATCAAACGAATTTATCGCGTGGTGAAGCCAAAGAGTTGATCGATACCTACTACGAAACCTACCCAAAACTAAAAGCCTATATGACTAGGCAGGTGGATTTTGCTCGCGATCATGGTTATGTGCAAACTGTTTTAGGGCGACGCCGTTATTTAAAAGATATTAATTCTCGTAATGCTGTGGTGCGCAGCGGTGCAGAACGAAATGCCATAAATGCACCCATACAAGGTAGTGCCGCCGATATTATTAAGGTTGCCATGATTAAAATTCACGAAAAGCTAGAAGCTGGCCAATACAAATCTAAAATGCTCTTACAAGTGCATGATGAATTGGTTTTCGACATCTTTAAACCAGAACTTGAAGACATGAAAACCTTGATTAAAACCGAAATGGAGCAAGCTTATACCCTCGAAGTACCTTTGGATGTTGAAATGGATGTTGGTGATAATTGGTTGGAGGCGCATTAAAAATTAGAATTAAATGAAAATTATCCCTGTCGCTTGTGCAATTATTTATTTCAAGAATAAAATCTTAGCTGTACAAAGAAGTAAAACTATGAAACTTCCTTTAAAATGGGAGTTTGCTGGTGGTAAAATTGAAGCGGGAGAATCTGAAATTGATTGTATTAAAAGGGAAGTCTTAGAAGAATTAAATATTACAATCGAAGTACAAGAAAGATTATCTCCAGTAATTCACCAATACCCTGGTTTTAAAATTAAATTGATTCCTTTTACGGCTGAATATGTTTCAGGAGAATTGAAGCTTAAAGAACATTGCAATTTTAAAATTGCCAATAAGGAAGAATTGCTGAATTTAGATTGGGCTGATGCTGATATACCAATTTTAAAAGAAATTATTGAATTATGAATCAAGGCATATATGAAGAACTAATTACACAGCTCGTATCTCAGAAATTAAAAGAACTTGATAAAGACAAATTCATTTTAAAGAAAAGTTTAATAGATAAAGAAGAAGCCTCTACAATTCTCTCTAATCATTTATCATCAACTTTAAAACATGCCATTCAATTAATAAAAGGTGAAAATAAAGTAGAAGAACAAATTAAAATTGCAAACAAAGTAATTCGTTTATTAAAAGAAGAGCTCAAAAATCAAGAATTTAATGATGATTTAGTAAATATTGAAGGAGAAATTTTAAAGGCTGTCTTTTCTAAAACAGACAAACATTTCTCCAACCTAGACCTTCATTTAAAAGAAATTACGCCTTACACAAGATTAACTCATAGTGAATTATTTACTGGTGGAAATGGCAGTTTATCATTAGAAAGTGAGTTGAAAAAAGAGATTTTATCATCGAATCAAATAAACTTATTAGTCTCTTTTATAAAATTCAAAGGTATTATAATTCTTGAAAAAGAACTGCGAGAATTTACAGAACGTGGTGGTAAATTAAAAGTAATAACCACGACTTACATGGGAGCTTCAGATTATAAAGCTATAAAGCTATTGTCCAGTCTCTCAAATACAGAAGTTAAGATATCTTACAATACAGAAAACGAAAGATTACATGCAAAAGCATATCTATTTTATAGAGATTCCGGTTTTCACACTGCCTACATAGGTTCTTCCAACTTTTCAAGGTCGGCATTAACGGATGGATTAGAATGGAATTTAAAAGTTACCACTAAAGAGGTAAGTCATATTATCAACAAATTTCAGAAAACATTTGACTCATATTGGCGAAGTAATGACTTTGAGCTATTTGATGACTCTATACATCAGATAAAACTAATAGATGCTTTAAAACAAAGCAAAATTAGTAAACCTTATGAAAACACAGCTGCTTTTTTCGACATCAAACCATTTCCTTATCAAAATGAAGTATTAGAAAAATTAGAAGTAGAGAGAAGGGTTCATAATAGATTCAAGAACCTTATAGTTGCAGCCACAGGTACTGGAAAAACAGTTATTTCTGCGTTCGATTATAAGCGCTTCAAACGAGAAAATAAATCTTCAAAATTACTATTTCTAGCCCATAGAAAAGAAATATTACAAAAGTCCCTTTCCACTTTCCAAGGAGTTTTAAGAAACAATAATATTGGAGAATTATGGGTAGACGGTATTGTTCCAGATAATTTTGAGTTTGTATTCGCTTCCGTTCAATCTGTAAACAATCAACTTGAAAACACAAATTTATCAGCCGATTATTATGATTATATAATTATTGACGAATGCCATCATCAAATAGCAAAAAGCTATAGAGCAATAATTAACTATTTTAAACCAAAAATACTTCTTGGTCTTACAGCAACTCCAGAAAGGATGGATGGTGGGGATATTTTGGAGGATTTTGGCAACAAAATTTCAGCAGAAATCAGACTTCCTGAAGCAATGAATCGAAAGTTGCTTTGCCCTTTTCAATATTTTGGAATTACCGATAGTGTCGACTTAACAAATGTAAGTTGGGTAAGAGGAAAATATGTAGCGAGTGAATTAACAAACATTTATACCGAAAGTGACAGAAGAGTTAGAGAGATAATTGATGCATTAGAAAAATACACCAAAGATATTAACGATGTTAGAGCATTAGGTTATTGTGTATCGATGGAACACGCTAAATACATGGCAGAAAAATTCACTTTGGCAGGATTAAAAGCTGATTTCTTAACAAGTAATAACAGTAAAAACAGAATTTCTATTCGGCAAAAATTAGAACGAAAGGAAATTAATTATCTTTTTGTGGTTGATATTTTTAACGAAGGCATTGACATTCCACAAATTGATACGCTACTTTTTTTAAGACCAACTGAAAGTCTAACTATATTTTTACAACAACTAGGAAGAGGTTTAAGACTCTATGACGAAAAAGATTCTTTAACAGTTTTAGATTTTGTAGGAAATTCGCATTCTGAATATAATTTTGAAAGTAAATTTAGAGCATTAATTGGAAAAACTAATACAACAGTTATTAAAGAATTAGAAGACAACTTTCCGCACTTACCTCTTGGATGTTCTATAATTTTGGAAAAAAGAGCGAAAGAAACAATTCTAAATAATATTTCTTCTGCTACATCTTTAAATAAGAATAAGTTGATTCAAAGAATTCAACAGTTCCAACATGAATCCTCTTTACCATTAACCATAGGTAACTTTAGTAAGTTTTATAATATTCCGTTACAATCTATTTATAAGAGAGGGAGTTGGAAACGCATGTGTCAACTTGCAGGAAAAATAAAAGATTATGATACTGAGAATGAAAAAGCAATTGTTTCTGCAATATCAAATAAGTGGCTTTCTACAAACTCCTTAAGTTACTTTACTTTCATATTGCGAATTGCTGAGCAAAACTTCAACATAAATATTTCTCAATTTAATACAAATGAAAAGATTATGCTCCTAATGTTACATTATGACGTGTGGCAAAA
Encoded here:
- the polA gene encoding DNA polymerase I, giving the protein MSDNKRVFLVDAYALIFRGYYAFIKNPRINSKGLDTSAIMGFMNSLLDVIKRERPEHLAVCFDKGGSSDRVEIFESYKANRDETPEAIKIAVPIIQDILKAMHIPIMVKTGYEADDVIGTLAKQAEKEGYQTFMVTPDKDFAQLVSENIFMYRPVFGGGYETWGIPEVQKKFEVTDPLQVIDFLGMMGDASDNIPGLPGVGEKTAKKFLAQYGSMENLLANTHELKGKMKEKIEANAELGMLSKKLATIMLDVPVTFNAKDFELDQPDIPKVTEIFQELEFRRLIDNFTKTFSAEAVTPQAGNATEKASEGTPTKATPSEVKSAGAGQFSLFGAEDNSAEAQTSNTRNTSETAPHFYQSVAPGFATKLFLDNLMKQTTVCFDTETTGLNPITAELVGIAFSWEVGKGFYVPFPEDKTEAQELIEQFRPFFESETIEKVGQNLKYDLKVLAKYNVDVKGKLFDTMLAHYLINPDMRHNMDVLAETYLNYAPISITELIGKKGKNQLSMREVPLEKLTEYAVEDADITLQLKEHFEKELGEANTQKLFDEIEIPLLRVLAAMELEGINLDTEFLNSLSEDLNNDIATLEKQIYEVAGEAFNIASPKQLGIILFEKLKLVDNPKKTKTGQYATGEDILSFLAKDHAIIRDILEYRGLAKLKSTYVDALPLQVEPSTGRVHTEYMQAVAATGRLSSNNPNLQNIPIRTERGRQVRKAFIPRNDDYTLLAADYSQIELRIIAALSQEETMIEAFNNGEDIHASTASKVFNVPLAEVTREQRANAKTVNFGIIYGVSAFGLSNQTNLSRGEAKELIDTYYETYPKLKAYMTRQVDFARDHGYVQTVLGRRRYLKDINSRNAVVRSGAERNAINAPIQGSAADIIKVAMIKIHEKLEAGQYKSKMLLQVHDELVFDIFKPELEDMKTLIKTEMEQAYTLEVPLDVEMDVGDNWLEAH
- a CDS encoding (deoxy)nucleoside triphosphate pyrophosphohydrolase, which codes for MKIIPVACAIIYFKNKILAVQRSKTMKLPLKWEFAGGKIEAGESEIDCIKREVLEELNITIEVQERLSPVIHQYPGFKIKLIPFTAEYVSGELKLKEHCNFKIANKEELLNLDWADADIPILKEIIEL
- a CDS encoding DUF3427 domain-containing protein, which encodes MNQGIYEELITQLVSQKLKELDKDKFILKKSLIDKEEASTILSNHLSSTLKHAIQLIKGENKVEEQIKIANKVIRLLKEELKNQEFNDDLVNIEGEILKAVFSKTDKHFSNLDLHLKEITPYTRLTHSELFTGGNGSLSLESELKKEILSSNQINLLVSFIKFKGIIILEKELREFTERGGKLKVITTTYMGASDYKAIKLLSSLSNTEVKISYNTENERLHAKAYLFYRDSGFHTAYIGSSNFSRSALTDGLEWNLKVTTKEVSHIINKFQKTFDSYWRSNDFELFDDSIHQIKLIDALKQSKISKPYENTAAFFDIKPFPYQNEVLEKLEVERRVHNRFKNLIVAATGTGKTVISAFDYKRFKRENKSSKLLFLAHRKEILQKSLSTFQGVLRNNNIGELWVDGIVPDNFEFVFASVQSVNNQLENTNLSADYYDYIIIDECHHQIAKSYRAIINYFKPKILLGLTATPERMDGGDILEDFGNKISAEIRLPEAMNRKLLCPFQYFGITDSVDLTNVSWVRGKYVASELTNIYTESDRRVREIIDALEKYTKDINDVRALGYCVSMEHAKYMAEKFTLAGLKADFLTSNNSKNRISIRQKLERKEINYLFVVDIFNEGIDIPQIDTLLFLRPTESLTIFLQQLGRGLRLYDEKDSLTVLDFVGNSHSEYNFESKFRALIGKTNTTVIKELEDNFPHLPLGCSIILEKRAKETILNNISSATSLNKNKLIQRIQQFQHESSLPLTIGNFSKFYNIPLQSIYKRGSWKRMCQLAGKIKDYDTENEKAIVSAISNKWLSTNSLSYFTFILRIAEQNFNINISQFNTNEKIMLLMLHYDVWQKASGFDSLEKSINKIGANKVLVEEIKELLKLLIEKIDFKESAIKLPYKQPLMLHSRYTRDQILTAFRFSSFEKKSSNREGTAENKELNTELLFINLIKSEEDFSPTTMYDDYAVNELLFHWQTQNTARPDLGKGLSYVNHKKNKKRILLFVREKAKNEYGNSLGYVFIGEGELKNYYGSKPMSINWELQEPMPHYLWKDAAKLAIG